In Lodderomyces elongisporus chromosome 1, complete sequence, a genomic segment contains:
- the CAT8 gene encoding DNA-binding transcription factor cat8 — translation MSSISESQLNNEVSTLNNSNEEYGVRSTAKKIRAPGSRIVRVAQACDRCRAKKTKCDGGNPCSTCSAVGMKCIVSDKLSRKAFPKGYTETLEERVRHLEAENKKLTGLLDLRGEQLEILNTQARSSVASGAITTESTSHNTNNQASSLPNNTQGERITASNLHLLDQQNAMHLHMHDHENGCSCGCALPNAVHDRPVSVAGSLYGAGPVSIASSVRLSDDEYDYDHSGYNGHNFNDDDDDDDYDYDDDYNSLASVDDMPHRFAPNQKYEHKQEHEHEHEHEHEHGKVRIRNHFASNSTNKEASPAPGAFAAATAIAQMQMNKSFQQQQQKLERETNKQRMLTSLVATSMPRSTEETLCVPTLLARVCQAYGYDSQPSILAANTLASLKEQNGTVNLVSTDLDIQERLFKMIMNRDKISSLPDAEAIVFLRELIGFPVSRLDFDQLLTIYFQSWGNTLPILDKTHFLGNYVNILHILEFGIIPSDLKKGSFESIEKVGALLVLALSLGFLANKNNYLVHDNANFYISLMKRYDHLIHEFIKPNCLITKICSIQSLQILSLALQYCLAIGDLSTCYELRGRVISMAQQLRLHRCPAAVLAVNTSNEGNFTLQNFMQAERRILFWCVYCLDTYSSLNLGVPRLMKDFEIECAMPFSGKHSDIDKEGDEVDLNNDKQNHDHNHNHNHNNNNSNDDNDNDNDNVNILIINNTKLSIVGKVSRMALSVMLFCKVLANILDSIYSRFNHSDTLHKDRMLESWRRELPADFRFELDTNGLTLKLPENLHIDGQLWDHLTSQQLTLVYLYYHAKILIHLPIISKHGNHHNVGLSQKEQLMKGESDAASIVATMSVIQQSSHQILEVIKAYTKKVSSPILPIPINVAREQALLTLLVAKGTLDYIKGGHLYNSSKQLVLDSVAGLAGEAKFILPGTLTRNACKLLELTTLSILGVNLNKFQNGLKKKTTALGTPISKPAVKREPKSLRSKENVSLNFSGPKLVNNNSFNKNHNSNNTMKQEEVIISAINQPSTNSSAENQIGVNMELSDQTLNLDDMDSLESLLRFDPFSITPNNQMYMNEYVTDGSLGLVPFLEMPGPEVFDSNPNSEQTSFQNYSNL, via the coding sequence ATGTCTAGTATAAGTGAAAGTCAATTAAATAACGAAGTTTCAACCCTCAATAATTCCAATGAGGAATATGGTGTTCGATCAACAGCCAAGAAAATAAGGGCTCCAGGAAGCAGAATAGTCAGGGTCGCACAAGCGTGTGATAGATGTCGAGCCAAAAAAACTAAATGTGATGGAGGTAACCCATGTTCTACTTGCTCGGCAGTGGGGATGAAATGTATCGTTTCCGATAAACTCAGTAGAAAAGCATTTCCAAAAGGATATACAGAGACCCTAGAAGAGCGGGTGAGACATTTGGAAGCTGAGAATAAAAAGCTAACGGGCCTTTTGGACTTGCGTGGAGAGCAGCTCGAGATTCTTAATACACAAGCAAGACTGTCTGTTGCATCTGGAGCAATCACTACTGAATCCACCTCACATAATACAAATAATCAAGCGAGTAGTTTACCGAACAATACTCAGGGTGAGAGAATAACTGCATCcaatcttcatcttcttgaTCAACAAAATGCTATGCATCTTCATATGCACGATCACGAGAACGGGTGCTCATGCGGTTGTGCACTTCCCAATGCTGTCCATGACCGACCAGTATCAGTCGCGGGTTCCTTATATGGTGCAGGACCCGTTTCCATTGCGAGTTCCGTTAGATTGAGCGATGATGAGTATGATTATGATCATAGTGGCTATAATGGTCATAATttcaatgatgatgatgatgatgatgattacGATTACGATGATGACTATAACAGCTTGGCAAGTGTAGACGATATGCCACATCGCTTTGCtccaaaccaaaaatatGAACATAAACAGGAACACGAACATGAACATGAACATGAACATGAACATGGCAAAGTACGAATAAGAAATCATTTTGCATCAAATTCTACAAATAAAGAAGCTAGTCCAGCACCAGGTGCGTTTGCCGCAGCAACCGCTATTGcacaaatgcaaatgaaCAAGTCTtttcagcaacaacaacagaaactTGAAAGAGAGACGAACAAGCAACGCATGTTGACATCTTTGGTGGCAACTTCGATGCCTCGCAGTACCGAGGAAACGCTTTGTGTTCCAACGCTTTTAGCGCGGGTATGCCAAGCTTATGGTTATGACTCGCAACCATCGATATTAGCAGCAAATACTTTAGCATCTTTGAAAGAGCAAAATGGAACTGTTAATTTAGTGTCCACGGATCTAGATATTCAGGAAAGGCTTTTCAAAATGATTATGAATCGAGATAAAATTAGTAGTTTACCTGATGCCGAGGCAATTGTGTTTTTAAGGGAGCTAATTGGATTCCCTGTATCAAGGCTAGACTTTGATCAGCTTTTGACgatttattttcaaagttGGGGTAACACATTGCCTATACTTGACAAGACGCATTTTCTCGGTAATTATGTGAATATATTGCACATTCTAGAGTTTGGAATTATACCAAgcgatttgaaaaaaggtAGCTTTGAGCtgattgaaaaagttgGTGCTCTACTAGTCTTAGCCTTGAGTTTAGGttttttggcaaataaGAATAACTACCTCGTTCATGATAACGCTAACTTTTATATTTCACTAATGAAACGCTATGACCATTTGATCCATGAGTTCATCAAGCCCAATTGCCTCATTACCAAAATATGTTCAATTCAATCGTTGCAGATCTTATCTTTGGCACTTCAATACTGTCTTGCAATTGGTGACTTGTCCACTTGCTACGAATTGAGAGGCAGAGTTATCAGCATGGCTCAACAATTACGATTGCACAGGTGTCCCGCTGCAGTTTTGGCTGTCAATACAAGTAACGAGGGAAATTTCACTTTACAAAATTTCATGCAAGCAGAGAGAAGAATCTTGTTTTGGTGTGTTTATTGCCTTGATACATACTCATCGTTAAATTTGGGTGTGCCTCGACTAATGAAAGATTTTGAGATTGAATGTGCTATGCCATTCTCTGGAAAGCATAGTGACATTGACAAGGAAGGTGATGAAGTTGACCTTAACAACGATAAACAAAATCATGATCATAATCATAATCATaatcataataataataatagtaatgatgacaatgacaatgacaatgatAATGTGAACATCTTGATCATTAATAATACCAAACTTTCGATTGTTGGAAAAGTGTCAAGAATGGCACTTAGTGTGATGttgttttgtaaagttttggCCAATATTTTGGATTCCATCTACTCAAGATTCAATCATAGTGATACCTTACACAAAGATAGGATGCTTGAATCTTGGCGAAGAGAATTACCTGCTGACTTCCGATTCGAATTGGATACCAATGGTCTCACGCTCAAATTGCCAGAGAACTTGCACATAGATGGCCAATTGTGGGACCATTTAACCTCGCAGCAATTAACCTTGGTTTATTTATATTATCATGCCAAAATTTTGATCCATTTACCAATTATCTCAAAACACGGCAACCACCACAATGTTGGATTATCACAAAAAGAGCAATTAATGAAAGGAGAAAGTGATGCCGCCAGTATAGTTGCCACCATGAGCGTAATTCAACAGTCGTCACACCAGATCCTTGAAGTGATTAAAGCCTACACTAAAAAGGTTTCTTCACCTATATTACCTATCCCAATCAATGTGGCACGCGAACAAGCCTTATTAACACTCCTTGTAGCAAAAGGAACATTGGACTATATTAAAGGTGGGCATTTGTATAACAGTCTGAAACAGTTGGTGTTGGACTCGGTCGCTGGGTTAGCAGGTGAAGCCAAGTTTATCTTGCCTGGAACTTTAACTCGAAATGCATGTAAGCTTTTGGAGTTAACCACGCTTAGCATTCTTGGAGTTaatttgaacaaatttCAGAATggattgaagaagaagacgacgGCATTGGGTACTCCAATATCCAAACCAGCTGTTAAGAGAGAGCCGAAGCTGTTAAGATCTAAAGAAAATGTTTCGTTAAATTTTTCCGGCCCCAAATTGGTCAACAATAATAGCTTCAATAAGAATCACAATAGTAACAATACTATGAAACAAGAAGAGGTCATCATCAGTGCCATAAACCAGCCAAGCACAAATAGTTCAGCAGAAAACCAAATAGGTGTCAATATGGAACTACTGGATCAAACTTTAAATCTTGATGATATGGATAGTTTGGAGAGTCTTCTTAGATTTGATCCATTTAGCATCACTCCAAACAACCAAATGTATATGAATGAATATGTCACTGATGGTTCGTTGGGGTTGGTGCCATTTTTAGAGATGCCAGGTCCCGAAGTCTTTGATTCGAATCCGAACCTGGAGCAaacttcttttcaaaattataGCAACCTATAG
- the BPT1 gene encoding ATP-binding cassette bilirubin transporter bpt1, whose translation MDKNNSVLSGNPWSDHLITGFNSFQLSSLNPYSLLHTFNYLSVKDDIVVGVDSLFSVNANDLKSYIPDPLYSNHENAVNPQFAYFVGYLLNGFFAIFMAKSFVKLLFTNQKHNRIQTATPLTQTFKVFLIIIQIVVLITLFLLTKLHVTASLAAVTTLALILAMVEFRKSPIPVASSLLFWITNTFFIFGVFIQDTFSKHKIITSSSGAEYILEIFLLVNSLSIFILELAYYTPGFETDNVPFMEKTNLFSYITFYFLQPLINHIYETNDVKFEELPEILGDLSCDKSKAKVIKYWDEEKELAKSRKPSIFWKIWNRLKGKKTSKKRQDEKSKPNLFTAIFLAFLPQFFGNFALKVLETTLNFSQPFVLMKFIQFFTIYFYSLEKPPIIIGYFWAALMFTISCANFITFNQAFSLQYSMGYGIQSSLTTIIYEKALRLSPQSRKNKPTGDVINHITMDIDIIFWFCWSLGEFMAAPLRLGVCLVSLYKLFGNATWAGVLTAAIVTPIATKVNTSMSKYYIQEMKDKDDRTSLTTEILNSAKSIKFYSWEKPMLARLSHIRNDRELYNIKQCGIVSALAQFFWSCIPFFISCSTYAAYSYFYSVPLTPDIVFPALALFDLLSEPMLLIPNFIVDIIEVSTSMGRIGDLLCLDELADDQDGHVIRDPEARDNSEVSVIIKDSTFIWNNSLDADDKSQFKDEESEVQEDNSSTTNNIALKDINFIAKKSKLTCIVGKVGSGKSTLIRAILGDIPIDIPQYSDNPENSQPQPSVKTYGSIAYCPQAPWILNGTVKENILFGHKYDSEFYRKTIIACELVSDFKTLPDGDQTVVGEKGISLSGGQKARISLARAVYARADIYLLDDVLSAVDAHVGKALIKQVLSDDGIIGDRTKILATNSVPVLHEANDIYLLVDGKIAEHGNYAKVMKADGDLAALIKEYGRKKDDGKASETAIDIDGVPIKTNKLALSPDKSVDPAEALNTQDLVDEIVDYMGEENRGVVRQSILRRASLVSYNHTYENDVDDNEEEGGDGDGGGQVPVVRKTGHTEEESRKGTVPWDIFKQYIVACNYKYFSFYVIGTLLTLLITVAEKYLLSYWSGINRDENKTVNPVFFLSVYALLGVVAGLLTYLAALVIWGYCIVKGSAYFHDKMAQSVLRSPMSFFDTTPVGRILNRFTEDIGRLDMNFPWMLIGFVTAALNALVTFGVIFISLPAMFFVILGLLVVYNYFRTRFVPAARELKRLESVAKSPVLATIQESINGVDTIKAFHQRDRFVHKSKKFVDDKTLIGVVTQNCNRWLSMRLQFISSSIMFATALLAVVTLGGKHPILPSVLGFVMTYSLSVMYILNAIVRYWADMQSGGVAIERIIEYCNLPSEAPMIIEGKRPDDKWPANGIVKFKKYSTAYRANLDPVLKEIELTIDAKEKVGIVGRTGAGKSSLTLALFRIIEATGGYIEIDGVNVNEIGLYDLRHHLTIIPQEAHTFRASVRENLDPFGEYTDEKLWKVLELAHLKEHVESMETDPTKDEKEKSEDPDELPKKRGLDAHIEEGGANLSAGQKQLLCLARALLNETSKILVLDEATAAVDFQTDKIIQETIREQFKDKTILTIAHRIDTIMDSDKILVLDKGEVAEFDTPQNLLKDKQSIFYSLASEGGYLN comes from the coding sequence ATGgataaaaacaattctGTGTTAAGTGGGAACCCCTGGAGTGACCATCTCATCACGGGGTTCAATTCATTTCAATTATCGCTGCTAAACCCATATTCCTTACTACACACATTCAATTATTTGAGCGTCAAAGATGACATTGTTGTCGGAGTTGATAGTTTATTTAGCGTCAATGCTAATGATTTAAAAAGTTACATACCTGATCCTCTTTACTCAAACCACGAAAATGCCGTTAACCCACAGTTTGCATATTTTGTTGGCTACTTGCTAAATGGGTTTTTTGCTATTTTTATGGCTAAAAGTTTTGTCAAATTGTTATTTACCAACCAAAAGCACAATCGAATACAAACGGCAACACCATTGACTCAAACGTTTAAAGTAtttttaataataattcAAATTGTGGTGCTAATCACTCTTTTCCTCCTAACCAAGTTACATGTAACTGCAAGTTTGGCTGCAGTGACAACATTGGCTTTAATACTTGCCATGGTGGAGTTTAGAAAATCGCCGATACCAGTAGCCTCATCCTTGTTATTTTGGATTACCAATACTTTCTTTATATTTGGTGTGTTTATTCAAGACACATTCTCAAAACACAAGATTATAACTTCATCGAGTGGTGCAGAGTACATATTGGAAATCTTTTTGTTAGTCAATAGCTTACTGATCTTCATTTTGGAACTTGCTTACTATACACCAGGTTTTGAAACTGATAATGTACCTTTTATGGAGAAGAcaaatcttttttcatACATTACTTTCTACTTTTTACAGCCATTGATCAATCACATTTATGAAACCAATGATGTCAAGTTTGAGGAATTACCTGAAATCTTGGGAGATTTATCCTGCGataaaagcaaagcaaaggtTATCAAATATTgggatgaagaaaaagaattggcCAAACTGAGAAAGCCTAGtattttttggaaaatatgGAATAGACTCAAAGGTAAGAAAACATCCAAGAAACGCCAAGATGAGAAAAGTAAACCGAATTTGTTTActgcaatttttttggcatTTCTTCCACAattttttggcaattttGCATTGAAAGTTTTGGAAACGACTCTCAACTTCCTGCAACCATTTGTTTTGATGAAGTTCATCCAATTCTTTACAATATACTTTTACAGTTTGGAAAAGCCACCAATAATCATTGGATACTTTTGGGCGGCTTTGATGTTTACTATTTCCTGTGCAAATTTTATAACATTCAACCAAGCATTTAGTCTACAGTACAGTATGGGGTATGGGATCCAAAGCTCATTAACTACCATAATCTACGAAAAAGCCTTGAGATTGTCTCCTCAATCCCGAAAAAACAAACCTACAGGGGACGTCATTAATCACATAACTATGGACATTGatataattttttggttctgttGGAGTCTTGGTGAATTTATGGCTGCTCCATTGAGGCTTGGCGTTTGCTTGGTTTCCCTATACAAATTGTTTGGAAATGCTACTTGGGCAGGTGTTTTGACGGCGGCAATCGTTACTCCGATCGCCACCAAAGTAAATACATCGATGTCAAAGTATTATATTCAAGAAATgaaagataaagatgacAGAACTAGCTTGACCACTGAGATTTTAAACTCGGCAAAGAGCATCAAATTCTACTCTTGGGAAAAGCCAATGTTGGCCCGGTTAAGTCATATAAGAAATGACAGAGAGTTGTACAATATCAAACAGTGTGGTATTGTTAGTGCTTTGGCTCAATTCTTTTGGTCATGCATCCCTTTTTTCATCAGTTGCTCGACTTATGCTGCATATTCGTATTTCTACAGTGTTCCATTGACCCCAGATATTGTGTTTCCAGCATTGGCCTTGTTTGACTTGTTATCAGAGccaatgttgttgattcctaatttcattgttgatattATCGAAGTCAGCACCTCTATGGGCCGTATTGGTGACTTGCTTTGTTTAGATGAACTTGCAGATGATCAAGATGGTCATGTTATTAGAGATCCAGAGGCTCGTGACAATAGTGAAGTATCTGTCATTATCAAAGATTCTACATTTATCTGGAATAATAGCTTGGATGCAGACGACAAGTCCCAGTTCAAAGATGAGGAAAGTGAAGTGCAGGAGGATAATTCGAGTACTACAAACAATATTGCATTGAAAGATATAAATTttattgccaaaaaaagcAAGTTGACATGTATAGTGGGTAAAGTTGGTAGTGGTAAGTCCACATTGATTAGAGCCATCCTTGGTGACATTCCCATCGATATTCCTCAGTACTCAGATAATCCTGAAAACAGTCAGCCTCAACCCAGTGTCAAAACATATGGTTCGATTGCTTATTGTCCTCAAGCTCCTTGGATATTGAATGGTACAGTTAAAGAGAATATCTTATTTGGCCACAAATATGACTCTGAGTTTTACCGCAAGACAATAATCGCTTGCGAATTAGTATCTGATTTCAAAACATTACCAGATGGCGATCAAACTGTGGTTGGTGAAAAGGGTATTTCTTTGAGTGGTGGACAAAAGGCACGTATTTCCTTAGCAAGAGCAGTATACGCGAGAGCAGATATTTACCTATTAGATGACGTCTTGTCTGCTGTGGATGCACACGTTGGAAAAGCTTTGATCAAGCAAGTTCTTTCTGATGATGGTATAATCGGTGATCGTACAAAGATCTTGGCTACAAATTCGGTTCCAGTGTTACATGAAGCCAATGACATTTATCTTTTGGTTGACGGTAAGATTGCCGAGCATGGAAACTATGCCAAAGTCATGAAAGCCGACGGCGATTTAGCAGCTTTGATTAAGGAGTatggaagaaagaaagatgatGGAAAGGCTTCAGAGACTGcaattgatattgatgGTGTACCAATCAAAACCAATAAATTAGCTTTGTCGCCAGACAAATCTGTGGATCCCGCTGAGGCTTTAAACACTCAGGATTTGGTGGATGAAATAGTAGACTATATGGGAGAAGAAAACCGTGGAGTAGTACGGCAGTCAATTTTGCGTCGTGCATCTTTGGTCTCTTATAATCACACTTATGAAAATGATGTTGACGAtaacgaagaagaagggggtgatggtgatggtggcGGACAAGTTCCCGTTGTGAGAAAAACTGGTCACACTGAAGAGGAGTCACGAAAAGGTACTGTTCCTTGGGATATTTTCAAACAATATATTGTTGCTTGCAATTACAAatacttttccttttacGTTATTGGAACTTTACTCACCTTGCTCATAACTGTTGCCGAAAAGTACTTGTTGAGCTACTGGTCTGGAATCAATAGAGATGAGAACAAAACCGTCAATcctgtattttttttgagtgTTTATGCGCTTTTGGGGGTTGTTGCTGGGTTATTGACATACTTGGCAGCTCTCGTGATTTGGGGATATTGTATAGTTAAAGGGTCTGCATATTTTCATGACAAGATGGCCCAGTCAGTTTTGAGATCACCAATGTCGTTTTTTGACACCACTCCTGTGGGAAGGATATTGAACAGGTTTACTGAGGATATCGGCAGACTCGATATGAATTTTCCATGGATGTTAATTGGGTTTGTTACTGCGGCATTGAATGCATTGGTGACATTTGgtgtcattttcatttcgcTTCCAGCTATGTTCTTTGTCATTTTGGGCTTATTGGTTGTTTACAACTATTTTAGAACAAGATTTGTGCCTGCTGCTAGGGAATTGAAGAGGTTGGAATCTGTTGCCAAATCACCCGTGTTGGCCACCATTCAAGAATCTATTAACGGTGTCGATACTATCAAAGCTTTTCATCAGAGAGATAGGTTTGTtcacaaaagcaaaaagtttGTTGACGACAAAACTCTCATCGGTGTTGTAACTCAAAATTGTAACAGATGGTTATCCATGAGGTTGCAATTTATCTCATCGTCAATCATGTTTGCTACTGCCCTTTTGGCGGTTGTCACCTTGGGCGGTAAGCATCCAATCTTGCCAAGTGTATTAGGGTTTGTTATGACTTACTCTCTTAGTGTCATGTACATTTTGAATGCAATTGTTAGATATTGGGCAGATATGCAATCTGGCGGTGTTGCTATAGAGAGAATAATTGAATATTGCAACTTGCCATCTGAAGCACCAATGATTATTGAAGGTAAAAGACCAGATGACAAATGGCCAGCTAATGGTATTGTTAAGTTTAAAAAGTACAGTACTGCCTATAGAGCCAACTTGGATCCAGTGTTGAAAGAGATTGAGTTGACTATTGAcgcaaaagagaaagttgGTATAGTTGGACGTACTGGTGCTGGTAAATCTTCGTTAACATTGGCATTGTTTAGGATCATCGAAGCTACAGGCGGATACATTGAAATTGATGGCGTCAATGTCAATGAAATTGGTCTTTATGATCTTAGACACCACTTGACAATTATCCCACAAGAGGCGCATACATTTAGAGCATCAGTGAGGGAGAATTTGGATCCTTTTGGAGAGTATACAGATGAGAAGTTGTGGAAGGTTTTAGAGTTGGCACATTTGAAGGAACATGTTGAGAGCATGGAGACTGATCCAACAaaggatgaaaaagaaaaaagtgaagATCCCGATGAGTTGCCAAAGAAGCGTGGTTTGGATGCGCATATTGAAGAAGGTGGTGCCAATTTGTCAGCAGGACAGAAGCAGCTATTGTGTTTGGCTAGGGCCTTGCTAAACGAGACGAGTAAGATTCTTGTGCTTGACGAGGCAACGGCTGCAGTTGACTTTCAAACGGACAAGATCATTCAGGAGACTATTAGGGAACAGTTTAAGGACAAGACCATCTTGACTATTGCGCACAGAATAGACACCATTATGGATAGCGATAAGATTTTGGTTTTAGATAAGGGTGAGGTTGCAGAGTTTGATACTCCTCAAAACCTCTTGAAGGACAAACAAAGTATCTTTTACTCTTTGGCAAGCGAAGGTGGCTATCTCAATTAA
- the NTH1_2 gene encoding alpha,alpha-trehalase nth1 (BUSCO:EOG09263R4M), whose translation MPGRAALRKRPVNTSIISPVTSRSTRRKVTVENEKSNTSEVVHTTKLDAFVFKEDNSTFIDVDQNQEQEQEPKQEPKQEPKPGPTLVKIEHIAVEIEKEGLDSGLNRDSEHMTTSALSPAHEPNVFVKADLEDANSHSPTNWVKIYNEVVELRSKFFAPVDHQGCESMPNTITPNLKTKDPKKYRFQLLISLMLSSQTKDEVNYDAMVKLERGLSRHFPKLGFCLESMSKLSPNEIDAYIAKVGFHNRKAQYIQKACQILINDFNGDIPKTIQEIVKLPGVGPKMGYLLLQCGWGINSGIGVDVHLHRLAEMWHWVTPKASTPEKCRLELESWLPKKYWIDVNPLMVGFGQVICVPRAPNCDICSLGRKGLCKAADKRLLKTPISDARKVKLMKQRADLTNLIEEFSA comes from the coding sequence ATGCCGGGCAGAGCTGCATTAAGAAAGAGACCGGTTAACACATCAATTATATCTCCTGTCACATCCAGATCAACTAGAAGGAAAGTTACAGTTGAAAATGAGAAGCTGAATACATCAGAAGTAGTCCACACAACCAAATTGGACGCGTTTGTCTTTAAAGAAGATAATTCGACATTTATTGATGTCGACCAGAATcaagagcaagaacaagagcCAAAACAAGAGCCAAAGCAAGAGCCCAAACCAGGCCCTACACTTGTCAAGATAGAGCACATAGCAGTTGAGATAGAAAAGGAAGGGCTAGATTCAGGTCTAAACCGAGACCTGGAACATATGACGACGCTGGCGTTGTCGCCGGCACACGAGCCAAATGTTTTTGTAAAAGCAGACCTTGAAGATGCGAATAGTCATAGTCCCACAAATTGGGTCAAAATTTATAACGAAGTAGTTGAATTACgctcaaaattttttgcaCCGGTAGACCACCAAGGTTGTGAGTCCATGCCCAACACAATCACCCCAAACTTGAAGACAAAGGACCCCAAAAAATACAGATTTCAACTCCTAATATCCTTGATGCTTTCTTCTCAAACCAAAGATGAAGTCAACTACGATGCAATGGTTAAGTTGGAGAGAGGTTTACTGAGACATTTTCCCAAATTGGGATTCTGTCTTGAGTCAATGTCAAAACTTAGTCCTAATGAAATTGATGCATATATTGCCAAGGTAGGTTTTCATAATCGCAAAGCACAGTACATTCAAAAAGCATGTCAAATCCTTATCAATGATTTTAACGGCGATAtaccaaaaacaatacaagaAATTGTCAAACTTCCTGGTGTAGGTCCCAAGATGGGGTATTTGCTACTACAATGTGGTTGGGGCATTAATCTGGgaattggtgttgatgtaCATTTGCATCGACTAGCTGAAATGTGGCATTGGGTAACTCCCAAGGCAAGTACACCCGAGAAATGCCGATTAGAGCTAGAGAGCTGGCTACCAAAGAAATATTGGATTGACGTCAACCCTTTGATGGTGGGATTCGGTCAAGTTATATGTGTTCCCAGAGCTCCTAACTGTGATATATGTAGTTTGGGTCGGAAAGGTTTATGCAAGGCTGCCGATAAAAGATTGTTGAAGACTCCGATATCAGATGCAAGAAAGGTCAAGTTGATGAAGCAAAGAGCGgatttgacaaatttgattGAAGAGTTCTCTGCGTAA